TTCGGAGAATCTAGGGATGAAAGATTCAGAAATAGCTTTCTGGGAAAAAAAATGGGGTAACAATCATAGAGAAAAATATTCTATATCCTTTTACTTTGATGGAGTATATAAATCTTTTTTCATCGGCGTTTACTGGAATCCCGAACTAGGGTCATTAGAATTAAAAAATCAACTCTTTAATGCACTTAATACTTTCAAAACCGGGAAAGGTGCTCTATCAAACTGGGCATGGCTTCACTACTATTCTGGGGCTTATGGATCATGGGACAATCAGTCAGAACCATGGATTCATATTTTTAACGGGAAAATGCGACAGGTAATAATTGAAGAGTTAAAGCAAGTATTGGTATTAGTCAAGAATGTATTAGCAAAACATAGCTAAAATCGAAATTCAGTCTAATTTCAATTACGGAAATAGCACAAAAATACGGCAATAAGGAAGATTAAATCTTCACATTCCCTAATGATTTAGGTTTCTACAAAAATGTATCATGGCAAAATCAGGTAATTATCCAACAAGGTTTGAAGAAAGGAAGGCTATATCAACGTCTGATCTGCGAAAATGGAAGTATTTAGAGCCTGAAACATGGCGCAGCGGTACCGCTCAGCTGGAGCCGGAGCGGTATAGTACACAGCCAAATAAGCATCAGTGTCAATATGGTTGCATTTCAACCATACCTACAATTAGATTATCATTGGTAAGTACTGCTGAGCGCAACGGGATTATTCGAGATTAGCACATACCCCTACCCGTTATATCGGAGATGAAGGACCAGGAAAGGTAAAAGCATTCCTTTCAAGAATGGCCTTAGTTCAAATGGCCCGATTATTACAAAGAATATGAATCTGCTATAACGGCTTTATTACAATATCACAAAATTGGCAATTCTCCACCAGTAAACCTTTAAGATTAGAATATACCTGATGCTGATTTTTGTGCTTGGCTTTACTGCATTATACGGGCAAGCAAACCAGCAGAAGGAACGAAATATCACTGCATTCGCAAAGGTTTTTGGTTATGTGAGATATTTTTATCCTTCGGATGAAGCGGCGAACGCTGATTGGGAGCGCTTCTCAATCTATGATGTCCGCCGTATTGGCATTCAGCCGGATGATAAGGCGCTGGTAAAAGAATTGAATAACCTGTTATGGCCTTCTTTTCCTGCATTGGAAATTTATTCTGGGGATGAACGCCCAACAGCTGCCCGTGAATAGCTGCAGAATACTGCAGGCGTCCGATTGGTTTACTGGCAACATCTGGGCCTTGGTACGCCCTTCAGCAAAAATAATTATCCGTCTATCTATAAATCGGTACTGGTAAACGCAATTGCAGGCAAACAGGATTTATCTCTGGTGGATACTGCATCGAAAGCAATAGAAGGAAGGGAAGGACGTCAATGAGCTCGGAACGCCCTACGGTATAGCAGGATTTATATTTATAAATAGTGTTTATAAATAGATCGATTTACCTTAAAAGACGTTGGCCTCATAATCGCTTTCCCATGCCAGTAATACTTTAACATGGGAAAGCTGTATATTCCTTTAATCATCATCTTCCTCAGACTTCGGATCAACCTTCAATCCCAGTGCTTTCAATCCTTTCTGATGAGCACCGAAAAACGCTTTAGGGAAAGGTTTATCACCATGAATGGTAGACCATACATATTCACTGAATATCAAAGCATCTTTATCAATTAAGTCTGGCTTCGAAAAATCCATTTTCTGTGTCAGTGGCGCTAATTTGGCGGTGGTTTTACTTTTGATCTGATCCTTGCGGGGATTCAGTTCATTGATTGCGACTGTTGGCGTAAGGCTGGTATAGCCGGTGTAGTCAGGTTCCTGATTGAAGCATTCCGTCATTAGTGGCGCTACTGCGACCAGCTGGTTCATAGGTTGTACACCGAATATCTGGCAGATGGTATGGAGTACTGACGACTGATTGTAGAAATGGCTGATGACAGTATCACGCTTTATATGCGGGCCTGCTACCAGGCAGAAGGAACGGTGTCCATCTACGTGGTCGGTGCCACTTTGCGGATCATCTTCATTGATAAATATCGCCATATCTTTCCAGAAAGAACTTTTTGATAGTGCTTCCACGACCCGGCCGGTAGCCCAGTCGTTGTCGGTCACATAGGCGCGTGGCGTAGGTAATTCTTCACTATAACCGCTGGTATGGTCGTTAGGAAGATAGACGATCATAAATTCAGGCAGATTGCCTGCCGCTTCATATTCCTTCAGTGCCTGGATAAATACATCTGCTCTTACCTGATCGGTAATATTCATGTTCCAACCCGGATAGCGCAGGTCGCTGTATTTTTCCAGACTTTTCATTGCATAGGAGCATTGGTACTGAGCTGAATCATTTTTATTTTTCCAGGAGTTATATACATCGCTCCAGGTTTTGCCTTTAGTTATTTCGGCAAGATCTGTTTCTCCAAAGTTTCTGAAAGAAATGCCTTTACGCAATAAGTGATTCCAGATGAAACCGCAGCCGGCATACGACAAAGGATCTGTTCCGAAGTCATAGGCACAGTGTCCATTGGAGAAATCTTTTTCGTGGTAAGGAGTTGTTATCCCCTGAATAGCCCATTGGTGGCCATCGCTGGAATTTACACCGTTACAATAATAGTTGTCGAGTAGAACGAACTGTTTGGCAAGTGCATGCGTATTCGGCGTGATCTCTCTGCCAAATTCGACCAGTTTCGGATCACAGTTACCTTTACCGAAGTCGCCAAGTACCTGGTCAAATTTCTTATTCTCTTTAATAATATATACTACATGTTTAATGGAAGAAGGTTCTCCGACCTTATCGGGTACTGGTTTGGGCCTGGTGTTCGCATTGCTTACTGCCTGGGCTCTCAGTAATTCTATAAAGTGAAAACCTTTGCGGGCATTCGCAGTATAGATATCCAGTTCTGCCTGATTGGCGGGGAGCGGTACTTTCTGAATTTCTCCTTTTACGGCCGTTACGTTTCCGATGAACAGATTATTTCCTGCGATACCTATAGTTCCGGGAAAGCCACCTGCTGCGATGAAGCCATAGGGCTCTTTTTGCGGGTGTTTGGGATCTATAAGGGCAATGGAATTATTTCCGGCATTGGCTGCAAAGAGCGTTTTCCCATCGGCGCTGAATGCCAATGCGGTTGTCAGACTGCCATAGGGCAGAGCAGGATCCGGTTTGGTGCTGATGGTATGTACTACTTTAAAGGTCTTTGTATCTATCACACTGATACCATCGCCGCTATCATCAGTGACATAGAGTAATTTACCATCAGGGGCCAGTGTCATTGATTCCGGGTGGATACGGGTGGTGATGTCCCTGATTTTCTTTCCGGCTTCGAGGTCTATAACGGTAACGGATCCACGTAGTGCGACAGAACGATCATCAACCGCTACGTCTGTGCCGGCAGATTTTTCTGTTCTGTCATTTTTCCCGGGATGTGGCCCACCGAAGTTACTCACGAAGGCAAGTTGTTTGTCTTTACTGATGGTGATCGCATAAGGGCAAACACCTACGGGAATTCTTTTTAATACCTTGCCTTTAGCGATGTCTACTACAGCAATTTCATTCGTGATGGCAAGGGCAACATAGGCGATATTATTTTTGCCGATCGCGATTCCCAGCGGGTTTACTTTTTTATTATTTGGAGAGAGGTCGATTTTCTTTGTCAGCGTAAATGCGCCTGACTGGCTGATATTGCCTATGTACAGGTTTTTCTCCAGTCCGGTGAAATATATGGTAGAATCGTTGGCATCAACGGTAAGGCCGTTCATGGAGCTGGATTCCTTATCCGGACTTATAAAGTTGTCAAGTGTCTTAAAATCTTTTGCATCAATAAAAGTCAGTTGCCTGTTGGTTTTGGCGATAAGGATTTGTTGATGCTGTGCAAATTCCAGGTTTAATACGCGGGTCCCTTTTGCCAGGTTGAGGCTTTGTCCGGCAGGATTGAGTAGCTGGGCATTTGCCAGGAGTTTATCACCGGCCAGCGAATGGCTCCAGGCGGTATCCACAGGTTTACGGATATCCTGATGTGGTTCCGGGACCTGTGCCTGAAGGTGCTGTGTAGTCAGCAGCAAGCCGGCAAAGAGGATTTTTGAAAAAGAAGATAGTTCTGTTTTCATAATTTTTAATTGTTGAAATCGGGTGTTGTCAAGGCATGCCGCATGAAACGAGGCAAGCCTGAATCCCTGATGATTGTTCACTGATGTATAATAATACTAAACTAAGGAAAGATGCCGGCAGAAAGATACAGGAGCGGTTAATTTGAGGTTATGGTTTTGCAGGAGAATGGTTTCATAATATACTAGTGCCACATTCCGCTTTTGCTACGGAATGTGGCGGTTATTAGTATCCATATGATCAGAATGCTGAATAATCTGCATTGAAATCAGACCAGCCTTTATAGAGACTATCTGCCGATGGTTGATGTGGATAGTCTGCTTCTGCTCCAAATTGTGGGTTGAAAATGAACAGATCTAAGTCATTCATCAACTTAATCACAATTGGAAAAGCTTCTTTGCCATGGGTATCTGGCAATTTATAATTAAGATGGAATTGAAAATGAGTGTTCTCAAACTCTTCAAATTCAAATTCATCTTCATCTCCTGCCAATGGTTCGTCATACTCAAAGTAAAAACAGGTTCCTGTCTCATTATTCTCATACCACCAGCTATTTGAGTTATGCTCATTGGGTATGGACAAATTAACTGTCAGATATTTATTTATATCTTCTTTAGATATTAATGTATTTCTCCTTTTGAAGAGGAAAAGATCGTAACTCATGGTATAAGGATTATATTAATACTAATTAGAATTGATTAAGGTAATAGAATTTTTCTACATCTTCCATTTACCTATTCCTATGCTCGCCCGGAATTTTCCGGGTGGCCTTTTTAAAAAATTTATTAAAATTAGAAGAATACTCAAATTGAAAATCTAATCCAGATGAACAAACAGCATTTAAACACAGACGAAGCGATCACCTTACTGAAAGTTATTAATGACTATACTTACGCATTGGATGTACTGGATCAATATGACCACCAGACGCTGCAGGTAGATGACGTTACCACAGATAACCTTTTTATTATTACTTATCAATCGGCGATGGATGCTATATATGGCCTTCGAGATAAATTCGGAGGAAGTAGTTTGTTTGGAAATGAGAAAGATGAGTCATTTAAGGGATCACTCGGCGCTATTTATCAGACTTTTGACGGGAAATACCTCTATCCAAGTGTAGAAGAGAAAGCGGCTAACCTGCTCTATTTTGTCATCAAGAACCATTCTTTCTCAGATGGGAATAAGCGTATAGCTGCATTTTTGTTTGTCTGGTTCCTGGAAAAAAACCGGATCCTTTATCATGCCGACGGGAGCAAAAAAATTGCCGATAATGCCCTGGTGGCGATGGCCTTGATGATCGCTGAATCTAAACCTGAAGAAAAGGAAATCATGATTAAGGTGGTGGTAAATCTTATCAATTTAAGGAATTAGCCCTGTATAGATTTATAAATGTCCTCACGTATCCTATAATTTGATTGTTATTTTATTGTTTATTATTAATGTGTTAATTGTTGATTTTTAGTTATTTATAACTTTGTTCGCACTTTGTTCTTCTTTTGTTTTCCCTTTTTGCCCGCTTTAATTTGCATGGAGCCTATTCCCGGTGATAACTTGGAGGCATGATTGAGTAACCTATCAACTCAAGTTCTACGTGTATGAAAAAGCTAAATATTTTGTGTGCCGGCATGCGGGTACACTCACCAACTATTCTTGCGCATAAGCAACCATTCCTTTCACCTGCAGTATACAGGTCCGACACTGCTGAAGGGAAAATCATCCAACTTTCATAACCGGACGAATGAATTAAAGCAACCAAAACCCGGCATATCCGGATAATCAATGGCCATCCATGATGGGCCACATCTATTCCTATACATGGTTTTTTAAACAAAATTTATTGCAAAGCATATGAAAATGCACCAATTCTTAAGCATTGTACTGCTCCTGCTGACATTTCAGGCAATGGCACAGGAACCTGCTACGCAAGGCACCGTGGTAAAGGGCACTGTTGTTACTGAGCAACATGAAGCGGTACCGGGTGTTACCATCCTGGAGGAAGGAACCTCCAATGGCGCTGCTACCGATGCCAGCGGACATTTCTCTCTAAGAGTACAGAAGCTGCCTACCACACTCGCTGTTCGCAGTGTGGGTTTCGACAGTCGTATTGTTACTGTCAGCAGCCCTACAGGTAACCTAGAAATTGTACTGACATCATCATCAAAACAACTGAAAGACATCGTAGTAATAGGTTACAGCGAACAGAAGAAAGCTAATCTGATCGGTGCTGTTTCTTCGATTGATACTAAAGATCTTTCCAAAATGGCGGTTACCGGTGTGGCTACCATGCTGCAAGGCCGTGCTGCCGGCGTATCTGTTACCAATGCCAGTGGTGATCCGCGTTCTACCGGAACGGTGGTAATCAGAGGGGTGGGGAACATCAGGGGCATGGCGCCATTATATGTAGTGGATGGGGTGCCAGCCATCGGAAACACCGGATTTAACATGAACTCAAAGGATATCGAGAATATCCAGGTACTCAGAGATGCATCTTCTGCCGCCATCTATGGTGCGCGCGCTGCCGGTGGTGTAATCCTGATTACTACCAAAAAGGGTTCCCGCAAGGAAAGGACCAATGTGGATATCTCTGTTAACCAGGGTTATAGTCAGGGTACTTTCATGCCTAAATTATTAAATACACAGGATTATAAGAAAGCCTGGTCTGCGATCATTCCAACGGCGAACAACTGGGATGAGTCTGTAAATACGGATTGGGTAAATTATTTATACCGCACCGGTAAAGAGCAGGACTACAACGCTTCTGTAAGTGGAGGTAGCGAAAAGAACAACTATTATGTATCTGCCGGCTACAAACGTATGGACGGTATCGTTATCAACTCCTGGTCTGAAAGATACAGTCTGCGTGTAAACAGCGATTTTGACCTGGGCAAAAGGGTGAAGGTGGGCGAGCGCCTGAACTTATATTCCTATTCAGATAATCCGCCGGTGATTACTGGTAATGCGGTGAATGCCTATGCATTGCCATACCGTTCTTCACCTATGATGCGCACTAAAAATGCTGACGGTACCTGGGGTGGATTGCCATCTTCAGGAAACTACAACGGTGGAAACTGGGCTGCATATGTAAATACTGTTGACAGAAGGTACCAGGCCCTGGAAACAGAAGGTAACCTCTATTTAGATGTAGAACCGGTAAATGGTCTGCACGTACGTGCCACTGGTGGTGCAGACGTAACCAGTAGCATGGCCCGTCAGTTTGAGGCTAAATGGTATGTTTCCGGTCAGTCTAATCAGCCGCAGGATAACCTGCGTAAGCAAAGCAATATGTCGATGGCTTATGTAGGTAATATCGTGGCTTCTTACGGAAAGAAAATCGGTGACCATGATTTTAAAGTACTGGCAGGTATGGAAGGAAGGAAATCTTCTTCCGATGACCTGAGCGGGTCTATCTATGCGGTTAACTCCGCCTATTCTGTTCCGGTGATTTCAGATGCCTTCCCGGTAGGTTTTTCTGAATCTTCTGCACTCAGCAATGTTCCTGCAAATACCAGCGGACGTTCTTCCGATATGAACTACGGCGTTACGCGTATGATGAGTTATTTCGGTAAACTGAACTATGCCTATAAAGATAAATATCTGCTGGAAGCCAACCTCCGTCAGGATATCAGCGATCGTTTCGCGCCTGCTTACAGGAAAGGTAACTTCCCTTCCGCAGCTGCTGGCTGGAGAATTTCTGAAGAGAGTTTCCTGAAAGATAAGCTCAATGCCTTATCTGATCTGAAACTGAGAGTTTCTTACGGAAGCCTGGGTAATGATGGCGTGGGCAGCTATGTATATATTCCTTCTCTTGCCAACTACGATAAAACACAATTCAATGAACTGCCTGGAACCGGTGCTGTCAGCGGTTGGGGAATAGGTCGTGTGGCTAACCAGAACATTCACTGGGAAACGGTGACCACTTCCAACGTGGGTGTAGATGTAGGCTTATTCAGAAATAAACTGAACGTAACACTGGATTATTATATCCGTGATACAAAAGATATGCTGTATCAACGTAGTCTGCCGCCAAGTGCCGGTATGACCAATGGGCATAACGCT
The Chitinophaga sp. Cy-1792 genome window above contains:
- a CDS encoding alkaline phosphatase family protein, giving the protein MKTELSSFSKILFAGLLLTTQHLQAQVPEPHQDIRKPVDTAWSHSLAGDKLLANAQLLNPAGQSLNLAKGTRVLNLEFAQHQQILIAKTNRQLTFIDAKDFKTLDNFISPDKESSSMNGLTVDANDSTIYFTGLEKNLYIGNISQSGAFTLTKKIDLSPNNKKVNPLGIAIGKNNIAYVALAITNEIAVVDIAKGKVLKRIPVGVCPYAITISKDKQLAFVSNFGGPHPGKNDRTEKSAGTDVAVDDRSVALRGSVTVIDLEAGKKIRDITTRIHPESMTLAPDGKLLYVTDDSGDGISVIDTKTFKVVHTISTKPDPALPYGSLTTALAFSADGKTLFAANAGNNSIALIDPKHPQKEPYGFIAAGGFPGTIGIAGNNLFIGNVTAVKGEIQKVPLPANQAELDIYTANARKGFHFIELLRAQAVSNANTRPKPVPDKVGEPSSIKHVVYIIKENKKFDQVLGDFGKGNCDPKLVEFGREITPNTHALAKQFVLLDNYYCNGVNSSDGHQWAIQGITTPYHEKDFSNGHCAYDFGTDPLSYAGCGFIWNHLLRKGISFRNFGETDLAEITKGKTWSDVYNSWKNKNDSAQYQCSYAMKSLEKYSDLRYPGWNMNITDQVRADVFIQALKEYEAAGNLPEFMIVYLPNDHTSGYSEELPTPRAYVTDNDWATGRVVEALSKSSFWKDMAIFINEDDPQSGTDHVDGHRSFCLVAGPHIKRDTVISHFYNQSSVLHTICQIFGVQPMNQLVAVAPLMTECFNQEPDYTGYTSLTPTVAINELNPRKDQIKSKTTAKLAPLTQKMDFSKPDLIDKDALIFSEYVWSTIHGDKPFPKAFFGAHQKGLKALGLKVDPKSEEDDD
- a CDS encoding type II toxin-antitoxin system death-on-curing family toxin, which gives rise to MNKQHLNTDEAITLLKVINDYTYALDVLDQYDHQTLQVDDVTTDNLFIITYQSAMDAIYGLRDKFGGSSLFGNEKDESFKGSLGAIYQTFDGKYLYPSVEEKAANLLYFVIKNHSFSDGNKRIAAFLFVWFLEKNRILYHADGSKKIADNALVAMALMIAESKPEEKEIMIKVVVNLINLRN
- a CDS encoding TonB-dependent receptor encodes the protein MHQFLSIVLLLLTFQAMAQEPATQGTVVKGTVVTEQHEAVPGVTILEEGTSNGAATDASGHFSLRVQKLPTTLAVRSVGFDSRIVTVSSPTGNLEIVLTSSSKQLKDIVVIGYSEQKKANLIGAVSSIDTKDLSKMAVTGVATMLQGRAAGVSVTNASGDPRSTGTVVIRGVGNIRGMAPLYVVDGVPAIGNTGFNMNSKDIENIQVLRDASSAAIYGARAAGGVILITTKKGSRKERTNVDISVNQGYSQGTFMPKLLNTQDYKKAWSAIIPTANNWDESVNTDWVNYLYRTGKEQDYNASVSGGSEKNNYYVSAGYKRMDGIVINSWSERYSLRVNSDFDLGKRVKVGERLNLYSYSDNPPVITGNAVNAYALPYRSSPMMRTKNADGTWGGLPSSGNYNGGNWAAYVNTVDRRYQALETEGNLYLDVEPVNGLHVRATGGADVTSSMARQFEAKWYVSGQSNQPQDNLRKQSNMSMAYVGNIVASYGKKIGDHDFKVLAGMEGRKSSSDDLSGSIYAVNSAYSVPVISDAFPVGFSESSALSNVPANTSGRSSDMNYGVTRMMSYFGKLNYAYKDKYLLEANLRQDISDRFAPAYRKGNFPSAAAGWRISEESFLKDKLNALSDLKLRVSYGSLGNDGVGSYVYIPSLANYDKTQFNELPGTGAVSGWGIGRVANQNIHWETVTTSNVGVDVGLFRNKLNVTLDYYIRDTKDMLYQRSLPPSAGMTNGHNASDSYVLDMNLGQMRNKGLEVTVSYHDNFGKVGVNVGFNAAFNRNRILSFGGESLPIDAGSAGEYWSGIVARTKLNSPISQFYGFKTKGLIPDQKTIDDLNAKAQAKGNAYWYAPGSGPGDIWYEDLNGDGVINDQDRTFIGNPLPKMTYGFNIGLSYEGFDLNAFFNGVYGNDVYNGLDGYYQSIYNDFNTTSQVFNSSFMYGNGLTNQPRFGYYSGNSFQYDPNGNYKRISDYHVQKGSFLRLQNLQIGYNLPQKVLNRMKVRSVRVYYSGQNLFVISKVKNADPEVGFSGANSSALAQGILSPEVYPKTRLHSFGIEFGF